The proteins below come from a single Lodderomyces elongisporus chromosome 3, complete sequence genomic window:
- the TPO4 gene encoding Polyamine transporter 4 — translation MSQAVSNGEVDSKNFISTQDGETHNLEVNDLKNGDANLFSIPVDRNLHEEENTPHYQFTEMDLEPPTNFAAPQHVDADTSQVSSGLPNPLLNSSDSHSDHTASGRDEEKSQKELEKEGSEEQYLEGQGDSSDGENRIINISELDWDGPDDRENPQTWSKFKKWWITYTAAIMCLCCSLGSSLYTGGIPEIMVRFGASQELCLAGLTFYLVGLAIGPAIAAPLSEVFGRKPLYVLSWPIAMLFIMGVGLAKNIRTILVLRFFCGFFSSPALSIAGGTISDLWANSPSDQSIAVAIFCLCPFLGPVLGPIIGGFSAEYKNWQWAASWVLLMFFGLVWPFAILAPETFKPVILARRARKRGVNVESQKVDMEFLKKVAKNNLLLPMVLLFTEPIVLIMSVYIAFIFAVLFGFFEAFPVIFRGVYHMDLGISGLTFIGVGIGLVLGVIFYVLLDLFYYFPKNPDGTRGKRDEEGKIIFDPPESKLLVGKVGAVCLPIALFWLGWTGRTDSIHWLAPTASGVPFGFGLILVFFAVVLYFAMSFPPLIVASAIAANNLLRYLLASVFPLFTVQCFENLGIGWAGSLFAFIALLMVPVPFVFAWFGPRLRLRSKYTYAAYFKKLAEEKAAREKENGGNVEKQKQPSAEGTEDKPDVSNKV, via the coding sequence ATGTCTCAAGCTGTTTCCAACGGTGAAGTGGATCTGAAAAATTTTATCAGTACACAGGATGGAGAAACTCACAACTTGGAAGTCAatgatttaaaaaatgGCGATGccaatttattttcaattcctGTGGATCGCAATTTACACGAAGAAGAGAATACACCTCATTATCAATTCACAGAAATGGACTTAGAGCCACCTACTAATTTTGCAGCTCCACAACATGTTGATGCCGACACATCGCAAGTGCTGCTGGGTCTTCCTAACCCGCTCCTCAATCTGAGTGACTCCCACTCAGATCACACAGCTTCAGGAAGAGATGAAGAGAAATCACAAAAAGAGCTTGAGAAGGAAGGAAGTGAGGAACAGTATTTGGAGGGACAAGGCGACTCTAGCGACGGGGAGAACCGCATAATCAACATAAGCGAGCTTGATTGGGATGGTCCCGATGATCGTGAGAACCCTCAAACTTGGTctaaattcaaaaaatggTGGATTACATACACTGCGGCCATCATGTGTCTCTGTTGTTCGTTGGGTTCATCATTATACACTGGTGGTATTCCTGAAATTATGGTCAGATTTGGTGCTTCGCAGGAGCTTTGCTTAGCAGGTCTTACTTTCTATTTGGTTGGTTTAGCAATTGGTCCTGCAATTGCAGCACCATTATCGGAAGTATTTGGCAGAAAGCCACTTTATGTGCTTTCGTGGCCAATCGCAATGTTGTTCATTATGGGTGTTGGTCTTGCCAAAAACATTCGCACAATCTTGGTGCttcgtttcttttgtgGGTTTTTCTCTAGTCCAGCATTATCAATTGCTGGTGGAACGATTTCTGATCTCTGGGCCAATAGTCCTTCGGACCAATCCATTGCAGTTGcaatcttttgtttgtgtcCCTTCCTTGGTCCTGTGCTTGGTCCAATTATTGGTGGGTTCTCAGCCGAGTACAAGAACTGGCAATGGGCTGCATCTTGGGTGTTGCTCATGTTTTTCGGACTTGTTTGGCCGTTTGCAATTTTGGCACCTGAAACATTCAAGCCTGTCATTTTGGCACGCAGAGCTAGAAAGAGAGGTGTTAACGTTGAGTCGCAAAAAGTGGATATGGAATTTTTGAAGAAGGTTGCCAAAAACAACTTGTTATTGCCTatggttttgttgttcaCTGAACCTATTGTTTTGATTATGTCGGTTTACATTGCATTCATTTTTGCAGTATTATTCGGTTTTTTTGAGGCATTCCCTGTTATTTTTAGAGGTGTATACCACATGGATCTCGGTATTTCCGGTTTGACTTttattggtgttggtattgGCTTGGTCTTGGGGGTCATCTTTTACGTGTTGCTTGATCTTTTCTATTACTTTCCCAAAAATCCTGATGGAACCAGAGGTAAGAGggatgaagaaggtaaAATCATCTTTGATCCACCAGAGAGTAAATTATTAGTGGGTAAAGTTGGTGCTGTTTGTTTACCGATTGCTTTATTCTGGTTGGGATGGACAGGAAGAACCGATTCAATTCATTGGTTGGCGCCTACCGCAAGTGGTGTTCCTTTTGGGTTTGGCTTGATCCTTGTGTTTTTTGCAGTTGTGTTGTATTTTGCCATGTCTTTCCCACCACTTATTGTTGCGTCTGCAATTGCTGCCAACAACTTGTTGCGTTATTTGTTGGCATCAGTATTCCCCTTGTTTACAGTTcaatgttttgaaaacttgGGTATCGGTTGGGCAGGATCGTTGTTTGCCTTTATTGCTTTACTTATGGTGCCTGTcccatttgtttttgcgtgGTTTGGTCCTCGTTTGAGATTAAGAAGTAAGTATACGTATGCTGCATACTTTAAGAAGTTGGCAGAAGAGAAAGCCGctagagagaaagagaatggTGGCAATgttgagaaacaaaagcagCCCAGTGCTGAAGGGACCGAAGACAAGCCGGATGTTTCGAACAAGGTATAG